A region of the Flavobacteriaceae bacterium MAR_2010_188 genome:
CGCATCCTGTTGGCCCTTGAAGCAATGGTATAAGAAATTGCAAATGAGACCAGTTTCTTAAATCCGCCGTTATCTTTTATTATGGGTGCCAACTCCAAAACTGCAGATATTTTACCGCGGTCTATAGAGTTACTTAGTTTAATGTTATGGTCTTTAGGTATAAGATTCTGTGGTAAATCTTTTAATTCTGAAGCAGTTATACTTTCGTATCGAGGATTTAACAGTTTGATTGACTTTTCGTTAATTTTTTGGTCCAGACTCCATTCTGAATAAAAAAATAATCCTTTATCATCTGAAAAGTTATAGTTTTGCCGATCGAAACCGGGAAGGGTAAATTTTGCGTAAGTAGTCGCCATTTCAACTGAACTAGACCAATTTATTTGGAATTGTTTTTCCTGGGCGAAGAAGAAATTGAATAAAAGTGTGAAAATTAGGGCGAGTAAACGTCTTTTCATATAAGATTTAACGTAGCTATAATGTTGATATTATAGTGGTGTAAAAATTTCTTCAAAGTTACAACAATATTTGATTTTATGCTGCGTTATTAAACTGCGTCAGTGAGGCCAAAAACCTCAAAAAATCCGACGTGTTGTATCAAAACTAGGATGAAATACACTTTTTTTTAATCATTTTCCTAAAAAAGAGTTGGAGTTTTGCCTTTAATTGCTATATTGCGTGTCTAAATTAATTTGACTTACTTAAAAAGTGTGGATATGAGAAACATATTGAACTTTAGGATATTGTTAGCCCTAGCGGTATCCTTAGCGATGTTTAGTTGCAAGAAATCGTCTTCTAAGGACGACTCCCGTGCAACTGGCTGGAAAATAAACGACAAAGAAGGTGGTTTCCAGTACAACACCGATTTTAAAGAGCAAGCAACCTCCCCTGGTCTTGTCTTTATAGAAGGTGGAACCTTTACCATGGGTAAAGTACAAGATGATGTTATGCATGATTGGAACAACCATCCAAATCAGCAACACGTTCAATCCTTTTATATGGATGAAACCGAGGTGACAAATATGATGTACCTCGAATATCTTGATTGGATTAAAAGAGTGTATCCCCCCGATGACCCGAACTTTAGATTAATCTATGAAGGTGCTCTGCCTGATACCTTAGTTTGGAGAAACAGACTAGGATATAGCGAAATGATGACTGAAAATTATCTGCGCCACCCTGGTTATGCCGAGTATCCGGTAGTAGGTGTTAGCTGGATTCAAGCAACGGAATTTGCTAACTGGAGAACTGATCGTGTAAACGAAATGTACCTTCAGGAAGAAGGATATCTTAAAGAAAATTCTCACTTAGGGGATGTAACCGCAGATAGTAACTTTAATACAGACACATATATCAATGCTCCTACCCAAACCTTTGGAGGGAACGAAGAAGTTCTTAATGGGGGCAAGAGAAAAGCCCAAACAGATGCAGAGGGCAATGAAATAAATATATATGCAAGTCGTGAAACAGGTATTATTTCTCCTAAATATAGACTTCCATCAGAAGTTGAGTGGGAATATGCGGCACTAGCTATGAGCGAACTTCGTAGCTATAACGTCTATAGAGGTCGTAAAAAATATCCATGGGATGGTCAATACACTCGTTCTGGAGATAGAAGAAACCGAGGTGATCAATTAGCTAACTTTAAACAAGGTAAAGGCGATTACGGTGGAATCGCAGGATGGTCTGACGATGGTGCTGATATTACTGCAAAGGTTATGTCCTTTGCTCCTAACGACTACGGTCTTTATGATATGGCCGGAAACGTTGCAGAATGGGTTGCCGATGTCTACCGACCGATTGTTGATGATGAATTTAATGATTTTAACTACTATAGAGGAAACGTCTATACCAAAAACGCCATTGGCGAAGATGGAACGGTTAAGGTTGTAACTCCAGAAGATATCGTGTACGATACTCTAAGTAATGGAAAAATCGTTGCTAGAAATCTTCCAGGCGAAATACTTCAAGTGCCAATTGACGATAATGAAACCTTTTTACGGTCTAACTTTGACGAGAGCGATAACCGAAATTTTAGGGATGGTGATCTTAATTCATCTAGATATTACGGTGAAACTTTCGAAGATGTTGATGGTGTGGTTGATGAAGATGCCGCTACCAGAAGAATGTATAACTCTCCTAGAAATATGATTGAAAAAGATTCTATGGGCAATGTGCTTAAACAATATGACCAATCAAATGATAGAACTTCTCTTATTAATGATGAGGTTAGGGTATATAAAGGTGGTAGCTGGAAAGATAGAGACTACTGGTTAGACCCTGCACAGAGACGTTACTTCCCACAAGATATGGCGACCGATTATATCGGATTTAGATGCGCAATGTCTAGGGTTGGTTCTAAAACTTCTGGAAAGAATAAAACAAGAAATTAATTAATATAAATTTAATGAAAAGTCCTGTCAGAAATGGCAGGACTTTTTTTATTTTTAATTTATGGATATCAACACACTTCATCAATACTTTCTAAGCTCCACTGGGGCTTGCACAGACACACGTAAAATCAAGATAGACGACATGTTCTTTGCTTTGAAAGGAGACAATTTCAATGGAAATGAATATGCCGAAAAGGCAATTGATCTTGGTGCCAAGTATGTGGTCATTGATGAGGCAAGTTATAATACGGATGAAAAATGTATAGTGGTCGATGATGTTTTGAAAACACTCCAGGATCTTTCTAAATATCATCGAGAAAAACTTGAAACACCAATTATAGCCCTTACCGGCAGCAATGGCAAAACCACTACTAAAGAGTTAATCAATGCTGTGCTTTCTAAAAAGTATAACACTATTGCGACAATCGGCAATCTTAATAATCATATTGGGGTTCCTCTAACTTTACTAAGGATAACTAAGGAGACCGAATTAGCGATTGTAGAGATGGGTGCAAATCACTTAAAGGAAATCGAATTTCTATGTAGCATCGCAACACCAGATTATGGCCTTATAACAAATTTTGGGAAGGCTCATTTGGAAGGTTTCGGAAGTGAAGAAGGTGTGGTACAAGGAAAATCTGAATTGTACCAATATTTGGTTGACAACGATAAGGTCATAATCGCTAATACAGAAGACGCTCGCCAAATGGAAGTAATCCAGAATTATAAAGGTGTAGATACGGATGAATATTCGAGTTTGGAAGAGAACATTAGCCTACTTAGAGCTAAAAATACCTTGAAAATCGATTATGACGGAGATATATTTGAAACAAAAATATCTGGCGCTTATAATTTTACTAATATAAAGTATGCAGTTGCCATTGGTGAGCATTTTGATGTGGCCAAAAAACATATTATCGAAGCGATAGAGAATTATACCCCGGATAATAACCGTTCGCAGATAATCGAAAGAAATACTAATATAATTGTACTTGATGCCTATAACGCGAATCCATCGAGCATGCTGGCAGCGTTAGAAAGTTTTCATCATAAATCGGGTAAGAGAAAAATAGCTATTCTAGGAGATATGTTCGAGTTGGGCACTACTACCGCAGAAGAACATCAAAATATAGCAGATACTGCATCCTTAAAGAACATTGATAACATTTATTTAGTAGGAAAGAATTTTTATAAAATCACTAGCTCCCATCCAACTTTACAAAAATTTGAAACTTTTGAAGATTTAGAACAGTTCTTAGAATCGGAAAATTTAACAGAGTCTGTTATTCTTGTAAAAGGCTCTCGAGGTATGGCCTTAGAGCGAGTATTGGAATTTATTTAAGCAAAATTGTATTTAATCAAAAAATCCCAATCGCTTAGGCCATTGGGATTTTTTTTGTGAAGTGTACTGGATTCGAACCAGTGACCCCTACCCTGTCAAGGTAATGCTCTGAACCAACTGAGCTAACACTCCAAGATATTTTTTACTACAGCCAAGAATTTAATTTTCTCGGGACCAGATAGCTAATGTTTACTTTAAAATCAATAATCGAATTCCGACGCTTCGGTCGGAATCTAGACATCCGCTCTGCCGTTCGTCTTGACCAGTGACCCCTACCCTGTCAAGGTAATGCTCTGATGCTGACGAACAACTTAGTTGTTGTCTGCATCCAGACATTTGTATTTAACAAATCGTCTGGAACCCCGTCCGAACGGAATTTCTTCCGGGCGGGCTACTGATTTAACAATCCGGGAAAAAACTTGATCAAAAGTAAGTTTTATAAAGGAATTATAAAACCTTCAAATTAAAATTAAATCTAAAATCTTAACTTGCCTGATTCAATTCAAATTCAATTCTTAGCAGATTCTAGAGCAAGACGTATATGAAAGAACTTCAGTCTATTCTATTACAAGGTCACACTTATTTTTTACAGAATAAAAAATGTGTGTTGGCTACGATCGTGAAAATTAAAGGCTCTGGTTATAGGCGTAAAGGTACACGAATGTTGATTTCTGAAGAAGGCGAATTTACCGGAGCTATTAGTGGTGGATGCGTAGAAAAAGAAGTATGGATGCAATCTAAAAGCGTTTTCGAAACGGGGAATTCCAAGCTGATTACCTACGATGGTAGATATCGACTAGGTTGCGAAGGGACTCTTTTTATATTAATCGAACTCATCGAAATTGATAATACGATTCTAGAAAATTTTAATACCTATTATATTGAAAGGCAACCTCTCACTCTTCAATCCTATTTTAGAAGTGCAGACGCTTCAGATGGTTTAGGCGGAACCTATTTCAAGACCGAAATAAATCTTATTCCACTTAACAGTTCTAAAAAGACCAATAACAAAGATTTAGCTAAACTTGAATGTTTTAGCCAAATATTGAAACCGGTTCGTTCGTTGCTTATTTTTGGTAGCGAGCATGACTCCGTTGCACTTTGTAAAATGGCATCATTAACAAGCTGGGATGTAACTATCGTTGCTCATCCTCTAAATGAAAAAGAAATTTCATTTTTTCCTGGTGCAAAAGACTTAGTACATTTACTGCCTGAAGAACTAGACTCACTACAAATAGATTCCCAGACCGCTTGCATTTTAATGTCTCATAGTTTTTCTAGGGATTTAGCTTATTTGCTAGAACTTTCAAATTTTAAGATTCCTTACATCGGGTTGTTAGGTCCGCACAAAAGAAAAAATCAATTGCTAGACCAATTAATAGAAAGAAAACCAGAAATATCGGATCAAATTTTAGACACTTTCTTTGGTCCGGTCGGTTTAGATATTGGCGCGGAAACGCCACAAGAGATTGCGATTGCGGTGTTGGGTGAACTTCAGAGCGTTTTCACCAAAACTCATGTTGACCATCTTCGTAATAAATCCGGAAGTATCCATGCCAGAAGATAAATTTATAACTGCTATAATTCTAGCTGCCGGTAAAAGTTCTAGAATGGGCAGAACCAAGCAACTCTTACCCTGGAAAGAGAGCACTTTAATAGAATCTGTGATTATTCAATTCCAAAAATCGAAAGTGGATGAAGTTGTAGTTGTTTTAGGCAACCAACACGAACTTATCCAGAAATCCTTGAGCAACCTTAAGAATCTAAGAATTGTTGTGAATAAAAATCCTGATTCTGGAATGTTAAGCTCAATACAGACTGGAATCTCTTCATCTTATAATTCTAGTGCCGCGATAATTGGTTTGGTCGATCAGCCGGCGGTTGATGATGCTTACATTAATTTACTGATTGAGAAAAATCGAGACTCAAATAAATCACTCGTGGCAACAAACTATAAAAATAGCGTCGGTGTACCTGCTCTATTTGGTAAGG
Encoded here:
- a CDS encoding protein involved in gliding motility GldJ; its protein translation is MRNILNFRILLALAVSLAMFSCKKSSSKDDSRATGWKINDKEGGFQYNTDFKEQATSPGLVFIEGGTFTMGKVQDDVMHDWNNHPNQQHVQSFYMDETEVTNMMYLEYLDWIKRVYPPDDPNFRLIYEGALPDTLVWRNRLGYSEMMTENYLRHPGYAEYPVVGVSWIQATEFANWRTDRVNEMYLQEEGYLKENSHLGDVTADSNFNTDTYINAPTQTFGGNEEVLNGGKRKAQTDAEGNEINIYASRETGIISPKYRLPSEVEWEYAALAMSELRSYNVYRGRKKYPWDGQYTRSGDRRNRGDQLANFKQGKGDYGGIAGWSDDGADITAKVMSFAPNDYGLYDMAGNVAEWVADVYRPIVDDEFNDFNYYRGNVYTKNAIGEDGTVKVVTPEDIVYDTLSNGKIVARNLPGEILQVPIDDNETFLRSNFDESDNRNFRDGDLNSSRYYGETFEDVDGVVDEDAATRRMYNSPRNMIEKDSMGNVLKQYDQSNDRTSLINDEVRVYKGGSWKDRDYWLDPAQRRYFPQDMATDYIGFRCAMSRVGSKTSGKNKTRN
- a CDS encoding UDP-N-acetylmuramoyl-tripeptide--D-alanyl-D-alanine ligase, which translates into the protein MDINTLHQYFLSSTGACTDTRKIKIDDMFFALKGDNFNGNEYAEKAIDLGAKYVVIDEASYNTDEKCIVVDDVLKTLQDLSKYHREKLETPIIALTGSNGKTTTKELINAVLSKKYNTIATIGNLNNHIGVPLTLLRITKETELAIVEMGANHLKEIEFLCSIATPDYGLITNFGKAHLEGFGSEEGVVQGKSELYQYLVDNDKVIIANTEDARQMEVIQNYKGVDTDEYSSLEENISLLRAKNTLKIDYDGDIFETKISGAYNFTNIKYAVAIGEHFDVAKKHIIEAIENYTPDNNRSQIIERNTNIIVLDAYNANPSSMLAALESFHHKSGKRKIAILGDMFELGTTTAEEHQNIADTASLKNIDNIYLVGKNFYKITSSHPTLQKFETFEDLEQFLESENLTESVILVKGSRGMALERVLEFI
- a CDS encoding Xanthine and CO dehydrogenase maturation factor, XdhC/CoxF family, with protein sequence MKELQSILLQGHTYFLQNKKCVLATIVKIKGSGYRRKGTRMLISEEGEFTGAISGGCVEKEVWMQSKSVFETGNSKLITYDGRYRLGCEGTLFILIELIEIDNTILENFNTYYIERQPLTLQSYFRSADASDGLGGTYFKTEINLIPLNSSKKTNNKDLAKLECFSQILKPVRSLLIFGSEHDSVALCKMASLTSWDVTIVAHPLNEKEISFFPGAKDLVHLLPEELDSLQIDSQTACILMSHSFSRDLAYLLELSNFKIPYIGLLGPHKRKNQLLDQLIERKPEISDQILDTFFGPVGLDIGAETPQEIAIAVLGELQSVFTKTHVDHLRNKSGSIHARR
- a CDS encoding molybdenum cofactor cytidylyltransferase, producing MPEDKFITAIILAAGKSSRMGRTKQLLPWKESTLIESVIIQFQKSKVDEVVVVLGNQHELIQKSLSNLKNLRIVVNKNPDSGMLSSIQTGISSSYNSSAAIIGLVDQPAVDDAYINLLIEKNRDSNKSLVATNYKNSVGVPALFGKEHFDTILQLSREAGGAKAYIQQKLKNVKLVEPDFELFDIDTEDDYKFYYQKFHQS